ATGCTCGACCAGCCAGGCGTCGCGTACAGCAGGCCGGCCAGCGCGACCGCGCCGCACGTTGCCCACGCGATCGCGATGCGGTGCGCGGGCTGCCTCAGCAGCCGCATGGTCAGCAGCGCCGCGGCCAGCAGCGCCGCCGACGCGAGGTGGAAGTCGACCAGCCAGCGGACGAGAGCTTCGGACGAGATCATTTCTTGCGGCCCTTGCTTCGGGTTTGATTCTGTTTGCGGGCCGCGGCGATCATCGCCTCGAGCCCGTCCAGTTCTTCCGCGGAGAGCTTCTTGCCCTGGATGGCGTGCACCAGGTATTCGTCGACGGCGCCGTCGAAAACCCGCTCCAGAAAGTCCGTGGCGAGCCCCTGGTACGCGCGGCCCTTCTCCAGCAGCGGGCGGTAGAGGTACGCCTTGCCGTCGCGGCGGTGGGCCACCAGGCCCTTCTGCTCCATCACCTGCAGCAGGCTGAGCACGGTGGTGTAGGCGAGCTGCTCGCCCTGCTGGTTCATCTGGTCCGCTATGTCGCGGACGGGCGCCTCGCCGCTATGCCACAGCACCTTGAGGGCTTCCAGCTCACGCTGGGTGGGGCGGGAGGGCTCGGGGATTCGGTCGGCCATGCGGGGCCTCGGGTCGTCGTCGCGGGCTTTCTACGGGTCCACCCGTAGAACCGCCCCCATCCTACGGGTTGACCAGTAGATGTCAAGAAGATTCTGGCGCCTGGGCAAAACTCGTGGACGGGGAACCACCGTTGGCAAGCGTAGCCGCACCCGGAAGCCGAGAGGTGGCGCATGAAAAAAGCGTCGCGTGGCTGAAGGGGCCACGCGACGCTTGAGTCGCTTCGATTGCGTGCGGGGCTAGACCTTGAAGCCGCCCACCAGCTCGTTAATCTCGCCGGCCAGCCGGGCCAGGTTGTCACCGTAGCCCCGGGTGGTGGCGGCGCCCGACGCGGTCTGCTTCGCCGCCTGGTCGACGCCCACCACGTTCTGCGAGACCTCCTTGCTGGCGCTCGCCGAGTCGCTCACGCCCTGCGAGACGTTGGACGCGGCGCCGGTGGTTTGGCTGAGATTGTTGGCGATCTCGCGGGTGGTGGCGCTCTGCTCCTCAACGGCCGAGGCGATCGACTGCGACGCCTGTCGCATCTCGCTGATGACCTCCGAGATGCGGGCGATCGACGCCACGGCGGCGCCGCTCGACGACTGGATGTCCTTCACGCTGGCGCCGATCTCCTCGGTGGCCACGGCGGTCTGCCGGGCGAGCTCCTTGACCTCCTCGGCCACAACGACAAAGCCTTTGCCGGCCTCGCCGGCGCGGGCCGCCTCGATGGTGGCGTTGAGCGCCAGCAGGTTGGTCTGCTCGGCGATGTCGTGGATGACCTCGATGACGTGCCCGATCTTGGTGGCGGCCTCGCCGAGGGTGCCGATGGTGCCGTTGCTCTCGTCGGCCAGCTGGTTGGCGTTCGTGGCGACCGTGGAGGCCACCTCCGCGTTCTTGGCGATCTCGTCGATGCTGGCGGTCATCTCCGCGACCGCGTTGGAGATGGACGACAGGTTGGTGGTCATCTCCTCCGTGGAGCTGGCCATGTTGGCCATGGTGACCGCCATCTCTTCTGTGGCGGCGGCGACGCTGGCGCTCTTGCCGGTGGTCTCGTCGGCGCCGGCGGCCAACAGCGACGAGGTCGAGAGCAGCTCGCCCGAGGTGGCGTCCAGCGAGTGCGCGCACTGCACCACCTGGCCGATGATGCCCTGCAGCTTGTCCATGAACACGTTGAACCACTTGGCGAGCTCGCCGGTCTCGTCCTTGGACATGACCTCCAGCCGCTTGGTCAGGTCGCCCTCGCCCTGGGCGATGTCCTTGAGCGAGTCGGTCATGGCGACCAGCGGGGTCGAGATCCGCCGCGACGCGAACGAAGCGGCCGCCGCGACCACGGCGATCACCGCCACCGCGCCCAGCCCGACGCAGACCAGCATCCAGCCGAGCGCCGAGCGAGTGGTCTCGGCGGCGGCGTAGAAGTCGTCCTTGTAGGTGGTCACGCCGACCACCCAGTCCCACGGCTCGAAGTAGGTAACCGCGGCGATACGCTCGCGCGGCTCGGCGTCACCCTCGTTGCGCCACAGGTACTCGTGGACCACGGGCTCGCCCGGCTCGGCGGCCAGGGCCTTCTCGAGGATAGCCTTGATCGGCTGCTGGCCGTTGGCGTCGACGATCTCGAGGACGTTCTCGCCGTTCTGCTCGCCATCCTGCGAGACGATGTACTGCCCGCGGTGGCTGCCGCTGCCGCCGAGCACGAACACATAGCCGGACTTGCCGAACTGCAGGCCCTGCAGTCGCTGGGCCAGTTCGGCGGCCTCTTCCTGCAGCATGCCGACGTACACGGCGCCGACCACCCGGCCTTCGGCGTCGACGACCGGCTCGTAGGCGGTGGCGTACCACTTGTTGACAACGAACGCGCGGCCGTAGTAGGTCTCGCCGCTCAGCAGGGTCGACACCACCGCGTTGGGCTGGCCGTCGGGGTTGGTCGCCGGGATGTAGGTGCCGATTGCGCGGGCGCCGTCGGTCTTCTCAACCGTCGTGGCGACGCGCAGCATGTCGCCGGCGTCGTTCATGCGTTGGAACACGGTGCACGTGCCGTACGACCAGTCGGCCACGTCGTCGATGAACGGCGCGGGCGTGGCGGGGTCGGCGTTCTGGCCCAGCCACTCGCCGTTGATGCTGACCCGCGGCAGGTCGACGCTGGCCACGTCGCCGGTGAACTGATTCTTGGCGTCCCAGGCGACCGTGTCCTCTTCAAACACGACCCCGCCCTTCTCCTTCAGCAGCGAGCTGGTGAACCGGATCGCGGAGTTGAGCTGCTGCGTGGTGAGCGCCTGCTGCACCGACAGCATCTCGAAGACGTCGTGCGTGGTGGCCTCGCACTGCGAATGGGCCGTGCGGTCGGCCTCGTCCAGGACCATGCCGTCCAGGTAGGTCCGCCCAACCGAGACGATCCCCACAATCACCGCCGCGCAGGCCACGGTGCCCAGCAGGCTCACCAACAGAATCTTCTTACCGATGCTCATCGTCTCTGGCTCTCTGTCGTTGTCGAAAGGGTTGGTCGGTCCCGGGGAAGGAAGGACTGGGGGGATCGCCTGGTTGGTGGGAGGCGCGTCGCCACACGGGTTTCCACACGCGCGACTGCGGCGGCATAGCAATGTAGGTCGCCGGCTGCGTAGTTTCCGCGGGTGCCACCGCCGGGGCGTGCAAGACCGGATAAGCGAACCACGCCGCCGCTCCGGATGCGCCGGTCGTACGCAGGGCGACGGCCGCCGCGGCGCCCGCCTGCGGCGGCCAACCAGCGGCTGGGGCGCCGCGAAATCGCCCCGGTCCGTTTTCAAGCGGGCCGCCGCCGCGCATACTGGGGGGAATTCGATACGACATCGGAGGCGGCCTGGACCC
This genomic interval from Posidoniimonas corsicana contains the following:
- a CDS encoding BlaI/MecI/CopY family transcriptional regulator, which codes for MADRIPEPSRPTQRELEALKVLWHSGEAPVRDIADQMNQQGEQLAYTTVLSLLQVMEQKGLVAHRRDGKAYLYRPLLEKGRAYQGLATDFLERVFDGAVDEYLVHAIQGKKLSAEELDGLEAMIAAARKQNQTRSKGRKK
- a CDS encoding methyl-accepting chemotaxis protein, translating into MSIGKKILLVSLLGTVACAAVIVGIVSVGRTYLDGMVLDEADRTAHSQCEATTHDVFEMLSVQQALTTQQLNSAIRFTSSLLKEKGGVVFEEDTVAWDAKNQFTGDVASVDLPRVSINGEWLGQNADPATPAPFIDDVADWSYGTCTVFQRMNDAGDMLRVATTVEKTDGARAIGTYIPATNPDGQPNAVVSTLLSGETYYGRAFVVNKWYATAYEPVVDAEGRVVGAVYVGMLQEEAAELAQRLQGLQFGKSGYVFVLGGSGSHRGQYIVSQDGEQNGENVLEIVDANGQQPIKAILEKALAAEPGEPVVHEYLWRNEGDAEPRERIAAVTYFEPWDWVVGVTTYKDDFYAAAETTRSALGWMLVCVGLGAVAVIAVVAAAASFASRRISTPLVAMTDSLKDIAQGEGDLTKRLEVMSKDETGELAKWFNVFMDKLQGIIGQVVQCAHSLDATSGELLSTSSLLAAGADETTGKSASVAAATEEMAVTMANMASSTEEMTTNLSSISNAVAEMTASIDEIAKNAEVASTVATNANQLADESNGTIGTLGEAATKIGHVIEVIHDIAEQTNLLALNATIEAARAGEAGKGFVVVAEEVKELARQTAVATEEIGASVKDIQSSSGAAVASIARISEVISEMRQASQSIASAVEEQSATTREIANNLSQTTGAASNVSQGVSDSASASKEVSQNVVGVDQAAKQTASGAATTRGYGDNLARLAGEINELVGGFKV